A part of Mesoplodon densirostris isolate mMesDen1 chromosome 10, mMesDen1 primary haplotype, whole genome shotgun sequence genomic DNA contains:
- the ZNF660 gene encoding zinc finger protein 660 codes for MRRKTRSFKQKTVKDNKTFTEVSDQESEKDDPTINERSQAEKRQYVCTECGKAFSQSANLTVHERIHTGEKPYKCKECGKAFSHSSNLVVHRRIHTGLKPYTCSECGKSFSGKSHLIRHQGIHSGEKTYECKECGKAFSRSSGLISHHRVHTGEKPYTCIECGKAFSRSSNLTQHQRMHKGKTVYKCKECGKTCVSNTKIMDHQRIHTGEKPYECDECGKAFILKKTLNEHQRLHRREKPYKCNECGKAFTSNRNLIDHQRVHTGEKPYKCNECGKTFRQTSQVILHLRTHTKEKPYKCSECGKAYRYSSQLIQHQRKHNEEKETS; via the coding sequence ATGAGGAGAAAGACAAGAAGCTTCAAACAGAAGACAGTTAAGGATAATAAAACATTCACAGAAGTGAGTGaccaagaatctgaaaaagatgacCCTACAATAAATGAGAGAAGTCAGGCTGAAAAGAGACAATATGTGTGTACtgagtgtgggaaagcctttagtCAGAGTGCAAACCTCACAGTACATGAACGaatccacacaggagagaaaccctataagTGTAAGGAGTGTGGAAAAGCCTTCAGTCATAGCTCCAACTTGGTTGTTCATCGGAGAATCCACACTGGACTGAAGCCCTACACGTGCAGCGAATGTGGGAAATCTTTCAGCGGTAAGTCACACCTCATTCGGCACCAGGGAATCCACAGTGGGGAGAAAACTTATGAATGTAAGgagtgtgggaaagcctttagtCGGAGTTCTGGTCTGATTTCACATCACAGAGTTCACACTGGCGAGAAGCCCTACACTTGTATTGAGTGCGGGAAAGCCTTTAGCCGTAGTTCAAACCTTACTCAACATCAGAgaatgcacaaaggaaaaacagtttACAAATGTAAGGAGTGTGGGAAAACATGTGTTTCTAATACAAAGATTATGGaccatcagagaattcacactgggGAGAAGCCTTATGAATGTGATGAGTGTGGGAAAGCTTTCATCTTAAAGAAGACCCTTAATGAACATCAGCGACTTCATCGTAgagagaaaccttacaaatgtaatgagtgtgggaaaGCTTTTACTTCTAATCGAAATCTTATTGATCATCAGAGAGtgcacactggagagaaaccctataaatGCAATGAGTGTGGAAAAACCTTCAGGCAGACTTCTCAAGTTATTCTACATTTAAGAACCCACACAAAGGAGAAACCCTATAAATGTAGTGAGTGTGGGAAAGCCTATCGTTATAGCTCACAGCTTATTCAACACCAGAGAAAACATAATGAGGAGAAAGAAACGTCATAA